A window of Elgaria multicarinata webbii isolate HBS135686 ecotype San Diego chromosome 2, rElgMul1.1.pri, whole genome shotgun sequence contains these coding sequences:
- the RCN1 gene encoding reticulocalbin-1, with product MGLKETLRRLAVGLMLLVFCSRGSFGVPTFRKERAVHPDPELTDRQHEDNQSFQYDHEAFLGKEEAKTFDQLTPEESKERLGKIVNRIDDNKDGFVTAEELKNWIKRVQKRYIFENVAKVWKDYDLNKDNKISWEEYKQATYGYYLENPAEFQDATEQHSFKKMLPRDERRFKRADLDGDSEATREEFTAFLHPEEFEHMKDIVVLETLEDIDKNEDGFVDQDEYIADMFAHEDGGPEPDWVITEREQFADFRDLNKDGKMDKEEIRHWILPQDYDHAQAEARHLVYESDVDKDQRLTKEEILDNWNMFVGSQATNYGEDLTKDHDEL from the exons ATGGGCTTGAAAGAAACTCTTCGCCGCCTCGCGGTGGGGCTGATGCTGCTGGTGTTTTGCAGCCGGGGGTCCTTCGGCGTGCCCACTTTTAGGAAGGAAAGAGCCGTGCATCCCGACCCCGAGCTCACGGATCGGCAGCACGAAGACAACCAGAGCTTCCAGTACGACCACGAGGCCTTCCTGGGCAAAGAAGAAGCCAAAACTTTCGATCAACTCACCCCagaagaaagcaaagaaagaCTGGG GAAAATTGTCAATCGAATCGATGATAACAAAGATGGCTTCGTGACAGCAGAGGAATTGAAAAACTGGATTAAACGAGTGCAGAAACGCTACATCTTTGAAAATGTGGCTAAGGTCTGGAAGGATTATGACCTCAACAAAGACAATAAAATTTCCTGGGAAGAATACAAACAAGCCACATACGGCTATTACCTAG AAAATCCAGCAGAGTTTCAAGATGCAACAGAGcagcacagttttaaaaaaatgctgcccAGGGATGAAAGAAGATTCAAAAGAGCTGACCTGGATGGTGACTCAGAAGCCACCCGTGAGGAGTTCACAGCTTTCCTTCACCCGGAAGAATTTGAGCATATGAAAGACATCGTTGTTCTC GAAACACTGGAGGACATAGACAAAAATGAAGATGGATTTGTGGATCAAGATGAATACATTG CGGATATGTTTGCCCATGAAGACGGCGGTCCAGAACCTGACTGGGTAATAACGGAACGTGAACAGTTTGCGGATTTTCGGGATCTAAACAAAGATGGGAAGATGGATAAAGAGGAGATTCGGCACTGGATTCTCCCACAGGACTATGATCATGCACAAGCCGAAGCCAGGCACTTAGTCTATGAATCAGATGTAGACAAG gaccaAAGGTTAACCAAAGAAGAGATTCTGGACAACTGGAATATGTTTGTTGGAAGCCAAGCTACAAATTATGGAGAAGACCTCACAAAAGACCATGATGAACTATGA